The following DNA comes from Candidatus Poribacteria bacterium.
AAGCACAGCGCGTCACTGTCCTGCTCCATTACCCCTGGCTCATTTTCCCTGCTGTTCCAGTCCTTATCGTGGTCATTGCTTTTAACTTCTTAGGAGATGCCCTCCGCGATGCCGCAGACCCATATTCAGATTAAAAGTAGCAGGCACACTCCGTGTGCCGTCTCGGTCCCCAGGCCCGGTAGGTGCGGTTTGGAACCGCACCGGATTTTAGGCAGAAACCTTAATTGACACTTATGGAGAAAATATGCCAACAGATAAAGACCTTGGATTTTTCGCAACAGACGTTTCATTCACAGACAAGTCCGCAATCGTGACAGGTTCCAGTCGAGGTATCGGGCGCGCAATCGCAATCGAATTGGCGCGCCAAGGTGCCAACGTGCTTATCAACTACAACCAAAACCGTGATGCCGCTGAATCTGTCCAACAAGAGGTGGAGGCACTGGGCAGAAAAGCGGTTATCATCCAAGCCGACATCAGCGACCTTGATGCACATGAAAGATTGCTTAACACCGCACGCGATGCCTTCGGAAAGGTAGACATCCTCATCAATAACGCTGGTATCACCCGTATCGCCGATATTCTTGAAGAAACGCCGGAACAGTTTGACCTGATCGTTAATACGAACCTCAAGGCAACCCACTTCCTCACACAACGCGTCGCAAACTACATGGTCGCAAACGAGATCCGCGGGTGCATTATCTACACGCTCTCAATTTCCGATATCATGGCATCCGACAACCGCACCGCCTACTGTATCTCAAAAGCAGGATTGGAGATGAGCATGCGCGCCTTTGCTGGACGCTTAGCGACGCATGGGATTAAGGTCAATGGCATCGCCGCAGGTGTGATTGATACGGACCTCTCGCGCGTCCGTATCCCGGATTATGAGGAGGCGGCGGAGAAAGGCTACATCTTTATGGTCCGTGCGGGTGCTCCTGAAGATGTCGCACATGCCACCGTTTCCGCTATGAAGCTTTACGATACCGGAGTCGTCCTCCCCGCTGCTGGCGGCGTGATGACACCGCTATTGAATCTCAGGTCTATGGCGGAATTGAATATGAATAAAGAATAGGATTTACCATTTCCTCTTAAAGTCCCTGATAAGTGGATTTAGTTCCTCTTAAAGTCCCCCTGATAAGGGGGATTTAGGGGGTTAAATACAACCAACTATTCTCACTGCGAGACATTTTCAGCAAAATATACTGTCTTTCTGTTCAATTTGCATACGTTCTAAAGAGAAGTGATTATGGCTTTACACCCGGATTTTCCCGAATCTCCTCATGAAATCATTGATCCTTCAGTGCGTTGGCTTCCAGATCAGTCACTGCTGTTCGATTTGGACTACGGAATGCTACTCCCGCCACTTGTGCAAAAGATTCGTGAGCAGGTCAAAACGTGGCGGGACAACAACTATAGTGGTGCTTCTGCAACAAGTAAAGCACTGCTCAATTGGTGGTTCAATACTCCACATCCGCAAGAACAGACTGACGGAACAATGAGCGAGTTTCGGTATTACTTCGCGCAACGTGAGGCAATCGAAACTATCATCTACCTATACGATGTCGTCAAGGTAAGAGATGAATTCGATCTGATGCGTTTCGACAGTTCTGGCGCTGTCTCGGCGAATATGTTTGACGAAAACTGGCGGCGGTTTGTGATAAAGATGGCGACAGGCACGGGCAAAACAAAGGTGATGAGTCTCGCAATCGCGTGGAGTTTCTTCCACAAGTTGTATGAACAGGACTCCGAACTCTCCCGAAACTTCCTCGTTATTGCCCCCAATATCATTGTGTTAGACCGACTCTATCACGATTTCCAAGGTTTACGCATCTTCTTAGAAGATCCGGTGCTGCCCGATAACGGTTTTGAGGGTCGCGATTGGCGAAACGATTTTCAACTCACGTTACATGTCCAAGACGAGGTACGTACCGTCCGTTCTACCGGCAATATCTTTCTCACCAATATCCACCGCGTCTATTCCAGCGATCAGTCCCCACCAGCACCCGATGACGAAAACAGCATGGACTACTTCTTGGGCAAAAAGCCAACCGGCGAAACAACAGATTCTAAAGTGGACCTCGGAGACATTGTCCGGGACATTGACGAACTGATGATCCTCAACGATGAGGCACATCACGTCCACGATCCGAAGTTGGCGTGGTTCAAATCCATTGAGGATATTCATAACCGTCTCCTGCAGAAAGGCAGCGAGTTGGCGTTGCAAGTAGACGTAACCGCCACCCCAAAACATAGCAATGGTGCAATTTTCGTGCAAACAGTCTCGGATTATCCACTCGTAGAGGCGATTTCACAAAATGTCGTCAAACACCCTGTCCTACCCAATGCCGAGAGCAGAGCGAAACTTGCTGAACGACAGAGCGTGAAGTACACCGAGAAATATGCAGACTACCTTGAGCTCGGTATCATTGAGTGGCGCAAAGCAGCCGAAGAACATGAAAAAATGGGGAAGAAAGCCATTCTATTCGTAATGACCGATAATACCCAGAACTGCGACGAAGTGGCAGCGTCCCTCGAAAATCTGCATCCTGCTCTCAAGGATGCTGTCTTGGTAATTCATACCAACAAAAGTGGTGAAATCTCTGAAGCGAAGTCCAGCAAGAAGCAAGCAGAATTGGCGAAGCTCCGTGAACAGGCAAATGACATTGATTCGCTGGAAAGTCCATATAAGGCTATCGTCTCCGTCCTGATGCTCAAGGAAGGATGGGATGTCAAAAATGTAACGACTATTGTCGGGCTGCGCGCTTATTCGGCTAAACCCAATATCTTACCGGAGCAGACTTTAGGGCGCGGGTTACGCCTGATGTACGCC
Coding sequences within:
- a CDS encoding DEAD/DEAH box helicase family protein gives rise to the protein MALHPDFPESPHEIIDPSVRWLPDQSLLFDLDYGMLLPPLVQKIREQVKTWRDNNYSGASATSKALLNWWFNTPHPQEQTDGTMSEFRYYFAQREAIETIIYLYDVVKVRDEFDLMRFDSSGAVSANMFDENWRRFVIKMATGTGKTKVMSLAIAWSFFHKLYEQDSELSRNFLVIAPNIIVLDRLYHDFQGLRIFLEDPVLPDNGFEGRDWRNDFQLTLHVQDEVRTVRSTGNIFLTNIHRVYSSDQSPPAPDDENSMDYFLGKKPTGETTDSKVDLGDIVRDIDELMILNDEAHHVHDPKLAWFKSIEDIHNRLLQKGSELALQVDVTATPKHSNGAIFVQTVSDYPLVEAISQNVVKHPVLPNAESRAKLAERQSVKYTEKYADYLELGIIEWRKAAEEHEKMGKKAILFVMTDNTQNCDEVAASLENLHPALKDAVLVIHTNKSGEISEAKSSKKQAELAKLREQANDIDSLESPYKAIVSVLMLKEGWDVKNVTTIVGLRAYSAKPNILPEQTLGRGLRLMYAVTAEETVSVIGTDKFMEFVESIKSEGVELERKPMGEGTKPKAPLVIEVDKTNVNKDINALDIEIPILTRRIYREYTNLAELDVTQLDFSPVTYQAFGEAEIREIVFKDMTTGEVTHTTVMDSNGVADYRNVVGYFAETIRKDLRLVSGYDVLYGKVKDFVQHQLFGETVILEDPNTLQNLSELPATKTVMETFKYAINDLTIQDSGDAELSETTRAQDARPFMVKEQEYLVPQKSVFNRITGDGHFELEFAAFLENCLDVISYAKNYYGIHFKLDYINADGDISNYYPDFLVRLTDGRVVVVETKGREDLDVPLKMQRLSQWCEDVNRIATDVTYDFVYVDQESFDVYRPDTFQQLLDGFTEYKMNTYD
- a CDS encoding SDR family NAD(P)-dependent oxidoreductase translates to MPTDKDLGFFATDVSFTDKSAIVTGSSRGIGRAIAIELARQGANVLINYNQNRDAAESVQQEVEALGRKAVIIQADISDLDAHERLLNTARDAFGKVDILINNAGITRIADILEETPEQFDLIVNTNLKATHFLTQRVANYMVANEIRGCIIYTLSISDIMASDNRTAYCISKAGLEMSMRAFAGRLATHGIKVNGIAAGVIDTDLSRVRIPDYEEAAEKGYIFMVRAGAPEDVAHATVSAMKLYDTGVVLPAAGGVMTPLLNLRSMAELNMNKE